A genomic region of Saprospiraceae bacterium contains the following coding sequences:
- a CDS encoding DUF2807 domain-containing protein has product MKLSNKISLIAVAIILISTLVVMIKVKMEANTYQKEMTIGNKSWVEIDVPLTAYTIIEAGKHFEVYWHKGNPNAKIRVEENLKDYVKIIQDGQRISIRMDSIQSYRTHEAIRIDLYSDTLTEIYLNNFVEFHMKDTLRLTQLMVSTENHSEGHLLLILDQLELRMNDFSQLKVMGKITNCNIQMDDHTELKAKALETEFVNLNMQDFCEARVHVAKKLIAELSDHAKLVYSGAENLETQIQNREFSEASKSE; this is encoded by the coding sequence ATGAAACTGAGCAATAAAATTTCTCTAATCGCAGTAGCCATCATCCTTATTTCAACATTGGTGGTCATGATCAAAGTTAAAATGGAGGCCAATACTTATCAAAAAGAAATGACCATAGGCAACAAATCCTGGGTAGAAATAGATGTACCTCTCACGGCTTACACCATCATCGAAGCCGGAAAACATTTTGAAGTATACTGGCATAAAGGAAATCCGAATGCTAAAATAAGAGTGGAGGAAAACCTGAAAGATTATGTCAAGATTATACAGGATGGGCAGCGGATCAGTATCCGAATGGACAGCATTCAAAGTTACAGAACACATGAAGCCATTCGCATTGATCTATATTCAGACACGCTGACAGAAATTTACTTAAATAATTTCGTAGAATTCCATATGAAAGATACCTTGCGCTTGACACAACTAATGGTTTCAACAGAAAATCATTCAGAAGGACATCTATTGCTGATACTCGATCAACTGGAATTGCGCATGAATGATTTTTCACAGCTTAAAGTGATGGGAAAAATTACAAATTGCAATATCCAAATGGATGATCATACGGAGCTCAAGGCAAAAGCCCTTGAAACTGAATTTGTGAACTTAAATATGCAGGATTTTTGTGAAGCTCGTGTGCATGTTGCTAAAAAACTCATTGCAGAGTTATCTGACCATGCAAAACTTGTGTACTCTGGTGCTGAAAATTTGGAAACTCAAATTCAAAACAGAGAATTCAGCGAAGCTAGCAAATCAGAATAA